The Methanofervidicoccus sp. A16 genome has a segment encoding these proteins:
- a CDS encoding archease: protein MYRYFGTMADMGIIAEGETLEEAFREAARALTNLMVDIDTVEKKIERKITVKSEDLYSLLYDFLTELLIIRDSEGIVFSDFQIKIYKEDDGYRLECIAYGEELDREKHTPKEDVKAITYHKMEIEEKDGKYTIKYIVDI, encoded by the coding sequence ATGTATAGATACTTTGGAACTATGGCAGATATGGGAATTATCGCTGAGGGAGAAACTCTTGAGGAGGCATTTAGAGAGGCTGCAAGGGCTCTTACTAACTTGATGGTGGATATAGACACTGTTGAAAAAAAGATTGAGAGAAAAATCACTGTTAAATCGGAAGATCTTTACAGTCTTCTCTATGATTTCCTAACGGAACTTTTGATAATAAGAGACAGTGAAGGTATCGTATTTTCTGATTTCCAAATAAAGATATACAAGGAGGATGATGGATACAGATTGGAATGTATTGCCTACGGAGAAGAGTTGGATAGAGAGAAACACACTCCTAAGGAGGATGTAAAGGCCATTACCTACCACAAAATGGAGATAGAGGAAAAGGATGGAAAATACACTATAAAGTATATAGTAGATATCTAA
- a CDS encoding 7-carboxy-7-deazaguanine synthase QueE, which translates to MISEVFSSIMGEGKYIGRRYIFVRFRGCPLQCIYCDESIKDNIPSRVERSPGSGAFQEYPNIERDLIEIVNNLKTPDLFAVSFTGGEPLLHYKKLREYSEKLQDLGYRTHLESNGLYPERLFFFDYASIDIKLPEHFKGLDEKEYRRIYKLELESIKKLYSMGSDVYGKVVVLENSDPKVVEDVAKDISDIGDITLSIQPVTPIKDIKPVSQGKLLEMMKLCGRYLGNNVMCTPQIHKYLGML; encoded by the coding sequence TTGATAAGTGAGGTATTCTCCTCTATAATGGGAGAGGGTAAGTACATAGGAAGGAGGTATATATTTGTTAGATTTAGAGGCTGTCCACTTCAATGTATATACTGTGATGAGAGTATCAAGGATAATATTCCCTCCAGGGTTGAGAGGAGTCCAGGGAGTGGTGCATTTCAGGAGTATCCTAATATAGAGAGGGATCTCATAGAGATCGTAAATAACTTAAAAACTCCAGATCTCTTTGCAGTATCCTTTACAGGTGGAGAGCCTCTACTACATTATAAAAAATTAAGGGAGTACTCAGAGAAACTTCAGGATTTGGGATATAGAACTCACTTGGAGAGCAACGGTTTATATCCAGAGAGGTTGTTCTTCTTCGACTACGCATCTATCGATATAAAACTACCTGAACACTTTAAGGGTTTAGATGAGAAAGAATATAGAAGGATTTACAAACTGGAGTTGGAGTCTATAAAAAAACTCTACAGTATGGGATCAGATGTATATGGGAAGGTAGTTGTTTTGGAAAACAGTGATCCAAAGGTTGTTGAAGATGTTGCAAAGGATATTTCAGATATAGGAGATATCACCTTATCTATCCAACCTGTAACTCCAATAAAGGATATTAAACCTGTTTCCCAGGGAAAATTACTAGAGATGATGAAACTATGTGGGAGGTACCTTGGGAATAACGTAATGTGTACTCCACAGATTCATAAGTATCTAGGAATGTTATAA